The following are encoded together in the Novosphingobium resinovorum genome:
- a CDS encoding TetR/AcrR family transcriptional regulator has protein sequence MNHDDPPAPTLRSMNTDRTKRAILKAAQHTFSRCGYAEAGLRDIAAKAKVNQALIARYYGSKLKLFEAALEASLDVTHFTRTDRATFGATIADAFCGAGKDAASSVPMLVFAASDSAARRSALAILQRKAIEPLELWFGGPEASERAAQLLMVVTGFFTYKVMLPLEPLRGTPTPATRAWLARTLQAIVDA, from the coding sequence ATGAACCATGATGACCCACCGGCGCCGACGCTGCGTAGCATGAACACGGATCGAACCAAGCGAGCTATCTTGAAAGCCGCGCAGCATACGTTCTCCAGATGCGGATACGCAGAAGCCGGATTGCGCGACATCGCCGCCAAGGCGAAAGTCAATCAAGCGCTGATCGCGCGCTATTACGGATCCAAGCTGAAGCTTTTCGAGGCAGCGCTAGAGGCATCGCTCGACGTCACGCATTTCACGCGCACCGATCGCGCAACTTTCGGAGCCACCATTGCCGACGCCTTCTGCGGGGCTGGCAAGGACGCAGCGTCGTCGGTGCCGATGCTTGTCTTCGCAGCGAGCGACAGCGCAGCTCGTCGCTCGGCGCTGGCGATACTGCAACGCAAGGCCATCGAACCACTCGAACTGTGGTTCGGCGGTCCCGAGGCATCCGAGCGCGCTGCGCAGCTGCTCATGGTGGTTACGGGCTTCTTTACATACAAAGTGATGTTGCCGCTCGAACCGCTGAGGGGCACTCCCACGCCAGCGACGCGCGCATGGCTGGCACGCACGTTGCAGGCCATCGTGGACGCGTGA